One genomic window of Azospirillum sp. TSH58 includes the following:
- the lpdA gene encoding dihydrolipoyl dehydrogenase translates to MAESTFDVVVVGGGPGGYVCAIRAAQLGFKVACVEKRSALGGTCLNVGCIPSKALLAASEKYEEAKHGLAKFGIKVGGVELDLPGMLSHKDKVVKENTGGIEFLFKKNKIAWLKGAGRITAPNTVEVEGVGTITASKAIVIATGSEVTPLPGIEIDEQKIVSSTGALELPEVPKRLVVIGGGVIGLELGSVWGRLGAQVTVVEFLDRILPTMDGEVSKQMQRILGKQGMTFKLGSKVTGAKVTNTGVTLSVEPAAGGTAEEVEADVVLVAIGRRAFTNGLGLDAVGVETDNRGRVKIGKHFETNVPGIYAIGDVVEGPMLAHKAEEEGVALAELLAGQAGHVNHDLVPGVVYTWPEVAAVGKTEEELKAAGVAYKAGKFPFTANGRARASGTTDGFVKILADARTDKVLGVHMVGPNVSEMVGELAVAMEFSASAEDIARTCHAHPTLSEVTKEAALAVDGRALHI, encoded by the coding sequence ATGGCTGAAAGCACTTTCGACGTCGTCGTGGTCGGCGGCGGTCCCGGCGGGTATGTCTGCGCGATCCGTGCGGCGCAGCTCGGTTTCAAGGTCGCCTGCGTCGAGAAGCGCAGCGCGCTGGGCGGCACCTGCCTGAACGTGGGCTGCATCCCCTCCAAGGCGCTGCTCGCCGCGTCGGAGAAGTACGAGGAGGCCAAGCACGGCCTCGCCAAGTTCGGCATCAAGGTCGGCGGCGTCGAGCTGGACCTGCCGGGCATGCTGTCCCACAAGGACAAGGTCGTCAAAGAGAACACCGGCGGCATCGAGTTCCTGTTCAAGAAGAACAAGATCGCCTGGCTGAAGGGTGCCGGCCGCATCACCGCCCCGAACACCGTCGAGGTCGAGGGCGTCGGCACCATCACGGCGTCGAAGGCCATCGTCATCGCCACCGGCTCGGAAGTCACGCCGCTGCCGGGCATCGAGATCGACGAGCAGAAGATCGTCTCCTCCACCGGCGCCCTGGAGCTGCCGGAGGTGCCGAAGCGCCTCGTCGTCATCGGTGGCGGCGTGATCGGCCTTGAGCTGGGCTCGGTCTGGGGCCGCCTCGGCGCGCAGGTCACCGTGGTCGAGTTCCTGGACCGCATCCTGCCGACCATGGACGGCGAGGTGTCCAAGCAGATGCAGCGCATCCTCGGCAAGCAGGGCATGACCTTCAAGCTCGGCTCCAAGGTCACCGGCGCCAAGGTCACCAACACCGGCGTCACCCTGTCGGTCGAGCCCGCCGCCGGCGGCACCGCCGAGGAGGTCGAGGCCGACGTGGTGCTGGTCGCCATCGGCCGCCGCGCCTTCACCAACGGGCTGGGCCTCGACGCCGTCGGCGTCGAGACGGACAACCGCGGCCGCGTGAAGATCGGCAAGCATTTCGAGACCAACGTGCCGGGCATCTACGCCATCGGCGACGTGGTCGAAGGCCCGATGCTGGCCCACAAGGCCGAGGAGGAGGGCGTCGCGCTGGCCGAACTGCTGGCCGGCCAGGCGGGCCACGTCAACCACGACCTCGTCCCCGGCGTCGTCTACACCTGGCCGGAAGTGGCCGCGGTCGGCAAGACCGAGGAGGAGTTGAAGGCCGCCGGCGTCGCCTACAAGGCGGGCAAGTTCCCCTTCACCGCCAACGGCCGCGCCCGCGCCAGCGGCACGACCGACGGCTTCGTGAAGATCCTGGCCGACGCGCGCACCGACAAGGTGCTGGGCGTCCACATGGTCGGCCCGAACGTGTCGGAGATGGTCGGCGAACTGGCCGTGGCGATGGAGTTCAGCGCGTCCGCCGAGGACATCGCCCGCACCTGCCACGCCCACCCGACCCTGTCGGAAGTGACCAAGGAAGCCGCCCTCGCCGTGGACGGCCGCGCCCTGCACATCTAA